Within Lolium rigidum isolate FL_2022 chromosome 5, APGP_CSIRO_Lrig_0.1, whole genome shotgun sequence, the genomic segment acatacaagaatatgaaaacattttattttttgaattttctatcattttcttttctattttacagtgtcaaaaaggcgatccacggggggggggggggagctgcgtgggggagcagaaaaacctttagtaccggttcgtgacacgatggTACTAAaggggcctttagtaccggttcgtgacacgacggtactaaagggggcctttagtaccggttcgtgtcacgaaccggtactaaaggtttttctgctgacgtgaaccctttagtaccggttcgtgtcacgaaccggtactaaagatcctttggaaccggtactaaaggtgtggacaatgcaaccggtactaatgcaccctttagtaccggttcgtaaggaaaccggtactaaaggcttagacggaagcccctttttctactagtgagtgtTGAAGTGGAAATTGGTCGTTTATTTCTGGGGTTTGCTGTTTGGGTTCACTGAGATTTCTGAGAATGTGTTCCCATTGTATCATTTGCGTGCCACCTTCACAAGCTAATGTATGTACCTGTAAAAACCTTTTGGAACCATTCTTTATGAAATCCTGCACTGTCACAAGTCAAAATCACCACATTTTCTGCACACCACATCAACATAGCTGATTGCTTGCCTTAGGCTACTAGCTGTTTGATGCAAATACTATGTTGCAATATAGAGTGAACACTTCATATTTCCTGGAAATCCAACATTTTTGGATATCATATTCTTTTTTCCAGTCTTAGAATGAAGAAAATTAAGCAAGGTTTCTTGGGCTTGTTTGGTTGCTGCCCTGTGTTTCTTGCCTTGCCAGTTTAGCCTGGAGGTGGATTGTTTGGTTTGCGGCCTGGCCTGGTGGAAATTGAATTACCCATTGGATGATGCTATGACCTATTACCTAATAATAAATGAGCTaatgtttctgccaaaattttcgtccaattttTATTTGGACGGATTTACCCTCCCACCTAATCGCATAATACTGTCTCTGCCATGGTACCGGTTCGTTTATATTTTTCTTCTCCGTCTCTTCCGAGGGCGAGGGCGGTTATGAGCAACGGCCAGCCGTGGAACCTGCGCTCCCACTCACTGTCCGACCCAGCTCTGCTGTTGCGCCCCAGAGGAGCCGCCACCTCGACGGCACCATCCGCAGCAGTGGAGCACGATGGGGACCGGGCACCGGTGGGGAGAACAGCGACGGCAGAATACGGACGGGCGGCAGCGGACCCTAGGGCAGCGGCGCCCTACGCCGGAGCTCGCGGCAGAGAGACGAGCTGATGCGCAGAACATGGCGAGCCAAGGAGGGGAACTAGCGCCGGCGTGAGGATGCGGTAGGTGGAGCTGCTGGTGGCGGACGACATGATCAACATGGGCGGCGGGGCAGATTGGAGGTCGAGGAGGCCGGTGCAAGGAGAGTCTTCGACATGAGCGGCCATCGTTGGCCAGGACAGTGGGAGCCGGCGGCGGTAGCTTCACACGCGCGCGCGAGAAACGTGAGGCTCACGAGAAGATGGAGATGGGGTGCGTGTGCGGCTGCTGGGGTCAAGCGAGAAGATAAGGTTGAGTGGAGGGCCTCCGTTGACTGCTAGCTGGGCTTTAGCTAGGCTAGCTTGTTAGGCCTTTTGGCTGGCTTGTCTAATGGGGTTTTACCCCGTACTTTTTTTTAAAAACCATAGTTAAATTTAGTCCCACCTTGCTTTTTAGCGTGGAGTTGCACCGGTTTATATACACTAGCGACCGCCTATCAGCGAGCGACTTGGGAATCACAGCTGAACGGGAAAAGATCGTTGGCTTAGAAATCACAGCAGGATCCGTGGGCTTTGCACAATGAAAGGAGTAGAAAAGAGCAAGCACTTGTACCGAAATTAAACGGACCAAGGATGAGGCGTGTGAGCTTTGCCTAACACGAGCATGCAAGACCATGAAAGTGCACAACAGTCGCCATCAGAGATCAACTGGTCGCCCAAGTAGCGAAAGGGCCGCAGACGAGGAGCGTGCGCTCCAGTAATTCGTGCAAGAAGGGCTGGCGGCCAACGGGGCCACGCTCCAGGCGAGCCAATACGAAACCAGCGCGCCGCTCCGGCAATTCACGCGTGCCGCCATGGCTGATTTGGTTACTCGGCGCCCCTAGGTCGGCGAGCGCCGCCGTGACGTTGCTCTGCTCCCAGCTTTGCTCTCCTCTTCGGGCGTCTACTTGGTCCTCTGACTTTTCTTGCTCCTTGACGTTTGTTGATTAGCTTGTGTTGTACCTATGACAAAGTTTTCGCAGACTCACGTCCGAGCACCACCAAATAGATAAATAGGACAAAAAAAGGAGGGATGCCGACCCGTTGGAATTACTCTAATATTGGTGGAACTACCACTCTTTGGATTCTGAATTTTGCATTCAAATCTTAAGTTTTTTACCAATCATTCAATAATATTGAAATGATGATATTGAATTATTCTTATCAATCCATCTCCTACTCCATTCAATATTTTATGGGAAAAAATATGGAACTAAACTACAAACAACAATGTATAATTTGACATGCCAAGACAATGTTAATATATCAATTACAATGAGTGAAGGTGGTGCATATCACTAAGCAAGCAATGTGAGTCCAGTTGGTCCGCCATGCCAAGCCTAGACAATGCGGAACACAAAATTCCTCAAAAAGGGCCTTATTTATTGTAGGAATTGTAAGATAAAAGTTTGATGAATTACATGATATAATCATGTTTAATCTATTGTAATTTAGGCTGTTGCGTTTTTTCCGTTGCAATGCACGGGCATTCTTCCTAGTTAcctcaaaaaataaaaagataaCCTTTCTTTGTTGAACATGACTTAGCATCCTAGGCAGCAGCAAGCAATGTCCAGGCGTTCAAAAGCCGATGCCTGGACTGCCCTGGTCCCTGGACCAGGCTAATGATGTTGTAAGTTCTACAGGTCAGGCTAGAACGGCAAGGCAATTTTGCTCCTGGACAGCAACCAACCATATATGCAAATAAAAAACCATTATCTTCAAATCTGAAGTGACACATACATCAGAGTTCTTTGAGCAAGTTGTTTCTATCTAATGCAATGTGCTCATTTCTGCTTGAACTCTGATCCTGCACCATTGGTTCAAGAGCTCTATGATCAAAATACAACATCAAAATCTTGCCTATGCTCAGCTTATGATCACTTCAAATGTTTGGAGTCGAGGTTAAGGCAATATACAGTAAGTTGAAACCCTGCTGAAATCCAATTAAATGTGGTAGGTTCAGTTAGCATTTGGTTCTGATTAATGTATCTTGTACTGGCCAGCTCCACTCAACAGTGGAGTCAATTCAAGTTAGTATCCAACTTTAAACCAGTAGCTGACCCCAAAGGAACTCCACAAAGGGTAAAATGGTTAATATTCTTGATATTGGTATCATCAATTATACTTCTACAACATCAAAATTATTTATTGTTCACTAACAGATGCAACTACTTGAAGAGAAAAGTAGTGTATGCAAATTGCAAGTGTACAATCTGTTCATGTATTGAAGAGAACAATGTACGTGTCGTTACAAAAGCTTTTTCGGAAGTCAGGCATATGTTATATCGACAACGGAAGAAGCATTCTTTGCTTACTTCTCTTGCGCTTTCTCTCTTCCATGGTTAATCTCACGCATATAGAAAAAGTGCAGCACTACATGCAAAGAAGAAAGCAAGTCGTATGAATTtgaaagaaacaaacaaacacaTGACTTTTCCTTTTTATTCATTCCTCATGTACAATCTGTTGCTACTACGCTCTGCACTGATAGCCTGAAAAACCGCAAACTACCAATAATTGCTGGCCAACCATGTACATAGGGCTGCTTAGTGCTCAAAGCCAACATCACTCTGATCTCTTAGCTCGATCAGGTCAGGCCATCTATCTTGGCCTGAGCACGAGTATCAACTCTCTGGATCTCGCCGATTTTAACAGCTTAGAACCTACATTATGCTGCAACCGGGATCCTGTTCTTGATGCTGGTAAGCCGGAGCAGGGTAGGAGTAAACAGGAGGGTAGGACGGCGGCATGGCGTTGTACTGCTGGTACGCAGGGTACAAGACCGGCGCCACCGCATTCTGAGGGTAGCCGCCTCCACCAGCGCCGCTACCGCCCTTGGAGCTACCACTCTCCTTGCCACCAAAGCTCATGCCACTGCCACTGCCTCCACCATCCGCTCCGCCGTATCCGTGGCcgttcttcttcttttccccaCCGTACCCGGAGGTGCTGTAGTCATCCTTCTGCTTTTCCCCGCCGTACCCGTAAGCGCTGTAGCCATCCTTCTGCTTTTCCCCGCCGTACCCATAGGCGCCATAGCCGTCCTTCTTCTTATCGTCGCCGGACGAGACGCTAAGGAGCTCGGCGTAGCCCAGGCCACGGCGGAGCACCGTTGTCAGCGTGATCGGGTCGACACCGTcgccgatgatgatgatcttgtcaCCCTCCATCGTTGCGGATGTCACGCCTGCAGAAGTCAGTACGTGCTTGTTATAATTAGGAAGAAGATAACACGATGGATTATTATGGATTAAATGTTATCGGTGGCTTGTTCGTACCTGCTATGCCAACAGCGGCCTTGAAGgctttcctcctcttcctctcatcATCCAGCGCCAACTTGAGAATAATCTTTTGCTGCAACAAATAAGAAAACATATTCAGATCGATGAACAAAATTGAGCAAACTGAACACTAGTCCTACAATAGGACAAGCAGGGCTTAGTTAGTAACATACCTTAACCATCTTGCAACTTGCACAGAATCTCGCACAATCTCCACTGACTTGTGTGCTTAGCTAGCTAGCTTTGACAGTACACTAGCAGGACTAGGCGACTAGCTACTTGAAGAGTTTCTTTTGTGTTATGTGACAAGTGAAGGAGATGAGCCGCCTCTTATGAGCAAGAAGACACTCTGCTCTTTTTATAGGCAGGCAGaaagatagagagggagagagcagAGGGAAGCAGCAAAGAAGGCTCTAGAGAGAGAAAGGGTGGCCAAATAGAACAAACAACCAATCAACCAATCAAACAGTGCATTAGCTGCTGAATAATTGACCCGCCAGGGACTGTGCCAAACGACCAAGCTGGCTGATGCTCCTTCAGGAAGCTCAATATCGAATCAGTGGTTGATACGCTATGGTCGGTGCTAGTGCGGCAGAAGTTTCCACGCATTTGGTCCAAACACAAGACAAAGCCAAGCCACCACACAGAAGATATCTATGCTAAGCTATGATGGCTTGGTAGTGCTGAGCTTGTCGAAAGAGGGCCCTAGCTAGTCCCAGTTATTGGTTTGTCATTGAATATTTTTGCTTTTATTGTGCGATTACTGAACTCCCCATTTTGTCGAAAGATGATTCTGAATTTTTCACCCTTGGCGTCTCAAAAAGGTGTTCGACGAAAAAAAAGGGGCTGCTCATCTCTTGCATTTTAAAGGAAGTAAAAGTGAGACACATGACATTAGCCACGTTTGAGAATTTGGAGCACTGAGTTTCACTTTCGGCACAATTGTGACCCTACATCATACTTTTCCAATCGTGTTTATAAGATTTACAAGACAAGAGCCATGCTGTCAAAACGGAAGGTGTAGGTAGTCAAAGAATCCGTTTGAACATAGATCACTCTTACTTAATGGTCCAAACACAAAACATAGCCAAGCCACCACGCAGAAGATATCTTTTCTAAGTTACGATGGCTGCTACTTTGGTGGTGTTCAGCTTATCGAAAGAGGGCCCAGTCCCACTTATTGGCATGTCATGAAACATTTCACTTTGATTCTGCGACTATTGAATTCCTGGGACTATCAGTAAAAGCCATTTTGTTGAAGGAGGATTCTGAAATTTTCGCTCTTGGTGTCTCAACGAAGTGTTCGGCAAAGTGCCGGGTCTAATAAAAATGGTTTAGATATTGGCGCACCTGAGCCTCACTTTCGGCACAATCGCGACCTTACATCATATTTTATCCAATCGTGTTGATAAGATTTAGTTACAAGGCAAGAGGTATGCTGTTAAGACCCAAGATGTAGGGAGTCAAAAATCCGTTTGAACATAGATCATTCTTACGCACTGGTTTACAGATTCTGAACTTTCCAAAATGTGCATAAGAAAATGTTTGTTGGGTGCAAAAGCTCTTTCGAGGAACACATATGATTTGTCTACTATTCTGTTAAAAAAAGATCTGTCTATTATTTAACTGGTTTTTCTCTCTTAGACAATAGATATCGTTTCCGCAGGGTATtacaagataattcatcacaacgcATTAGGTACTGCAAACTCATCCTCAGGTGATGTCTTCCATTAAATGTCCCAACATCAAACCATTCCTAACTATGCACTTATATTTTTGGGCAGAATTATTGGAGGGACCCCCAAAAGATCTAAATTATAGTGGGCACCCCTCATGCATCATTTTCAAGCATGAACAGTTAAATTTAATCTTGT encodes:
- the LOC124656601 gene encoding keratin, type II cytoskeletal 2 epidermal-like, with translation MFSYLLQQKIILKLALDDERKRRKAFKAAVGIAGVTSATMEGDKIIIIGDGVDPITLTTVLRRGLGYAELLSVSSGDDKKKDGYGAYGYGGEKQKDGYSAYGYGGEKQKDDYSTSGYGGEKKKNGHGYGGADGGGSGSGMSFGGKESGSSKGGSGAGGGGYPQNAVAPVLYPAYQQYNAMPPSYPPVYSYPAPAYQHQEQDPGCSIM